The following DNA comes from Actinomycetota bacterium.
AGCCCCTGCCCTCCTGAAGGATCACCCCATGGAAGTCGGCGTCTTCATTCCCATCGGCAACAACGGCTGGCTGATCTCCGAAACGGCGCCGCAGTACATGCCGTCGTTCGAGCTGAACAAGAAGGTGACCCAGGCGGCGGACCGCTATGGCCTCGACTTCGCCCTGTCGATGATCAAGCTGCGCGGGTTCGGGGGGAAGACCCAATTCTGGGAGCACAACCTCGAGAGCTTCACCCTGATGGCCGGGCTGGCCGCCGTCACTGACCGGATCAAGCTGTTCGCCACCGCCGCCACCCTGACCATGCCGCCGGCGATCGTGGCGCGGATGGCCGCGACCTTCGACTCCATCGCGCCGGGCCGGTTCGGCA
Coding sequences within:
- a CDS encoding LLM class flavin-dependent oxidoreductase, which translates into the protein MEVGVFIPIGNNGWLISETAPQYMPSFELNKKVTQAADRYGLDFALSMIKLRGFGGKTQFWEHNLESFTLMAGLAAVTDRIKLFATAATLTMPPAIVARMAATFDSIAPGRFG